The following are from one region of the Populus trichocarpa isolate Nisqually-1 chromosome 8, P.trichocarpa_v4.1, whole genome shotgun sequence genome:
- the LOC18101588 gene encoding protein PSK SIMULATOR 1 — translation MVAEAWILKMGNQVSSNLKHALLLESYKKRNSHSHSHNHNHPRNKQNSKEKQIIGILSFEVANALSKTVHLYKSLTDSEISKLKNEILKCEGVKNLVSNDESYLIQLALAEKLDDLNRVANVVSRLGKKCVEPALQGFEHVYADIISGVIDVKELGFLVKDMEGMVKKMERYVNATSNLYSELEVLNELEQATKKFQQNQHEESRRAFEQKLIWQKQDVRHLKEISLWNQTCDKVVELQARTVCTIYARISTVFEESKLQKKGPGAAEGACSSPPMKEECGEVSDHIGDLLSSQRISGPLRRAVTKRSSNGCQSGPIERAMIEKRETHIKPQIASRKGEVDLLFRTEDIVFPCGTSPGRLFLDCLSLSSSASKFDDDYSCVVVDEDKRSQISRCYSVGNGSLKRENPSPSSCSNQGLSFSGDQRNARCGAMNNARFGAKSRLMVYAPPSTIGGSALALHYANVIIVIEKLLRYPHLVGEEARDDLYQMLPSSLRMSLRTNLKSYVKNLAIYDAPLAHDWKDTLDGILRWLSPLAHNMIRWQSERNFEQHQIVKRTNVLLLQTLYFADRGKTETAICELLVGLNYICRYEHQQNALLDCASSFDFEDCMQWQLQCRASFVD, via the coding sequence ATGGTGGCAGAAGCTTGGATTTTGAAGATGGGAAACCAGGTAAGTAGCAATCTTAAGCACGCACTTCTTCTAGAATCTTACAAGAAAAGGAACAGCCACAGCCACAGCCACAACCATAACCACCCAAGAAATAAACAGAATtcgaaagaaaaacaaatcattggTATCTTGTCTTTTGAGGTTGCTAATGCTTTGTCTAAAACTGTACACCTTTATAAATCCCTCACTGATTCTGAGATCTCGAAGCTTAAAAATGAGATCTTGAAATGCGAGGGAGTCAAGAACTTGGTGTCCAATGATGAAAGTTACCTTATTCAGCTTGCTTTAGCTGAGAAACTTGATGACTTGAACAGGGTAGCTAATGTTGTTTCTAGGCTGGGAAAGAAGTGTGTCGAGCCTGCTTTGCAGGGTTTTGAGCATGTTTATGCGGATATTATTAGTGGGGTTATTGATGTGAAGGAATTGGGGTTTTTGGTTAAGGATATGGAGGGTATGGTTAAGAAGATGGAGAGGTATGTGAATGCGACTTCTAATTTGTATAGCGAACTGGAGGTTTTGAATGAATTGGAGCAGGCTACCAAGAAATTTCAGCAGAATCAACACGAGGAGAGTCGAAGGGCGTTTGAGCAGAAACTTATTTGGCAGAAGCAGGATGTGAGGCATCTTAAGGAGATTTCTCTTTGGAACCAGACTTGTGATAAGGTTGTTGAATTGCAGGCTAGGACTGTGTGCACTATTTACGCGAGGATCTCTACTGTTTTTGAGGAATCTAAGTTGCAAAAGAAGGGCCCTGGGGCTGCTGAAGGGGCCTGTTCCTCCCCTCCTATGAAGGAAGAATGCGGGGAGGTTTCAGATCATATTGGTGATTTACTTAGTTCGCAAAGGATTTCAGGACCGCTGAGACGGGCTGTTACCAAGAGAAGTAGCAATGGGTGTCAATCGGGACCAATTGAGAGAGCCATGATAGAGAAGAGGGAGACACATATTAAGCCTCAGATTGCTTCACGGAAAGGTGAAGTTGATCTATTATTTCGAACTGAAGATATTGTTTTTCCATGCGGGACTAGTCCTGGAAGGCTTTTTTTGGATTGCCTCAGTTTAAGTAGTTCAGCTTCAAAGTTTGATGATGATTACAGCTGTGTTGTTGTGGACGAGGACAAGAGGAGCCAAATTTCCCGTTGTTATAGTGTTGGCAATGGTAGTTTGAAGAGAGAGAACCCAAGCCCTTCAAGCTGTTCCAATCAGGGTCTCTCTTTTAGTGGAGATCAAAGAAATGCCAGGTGTGGTGCGATGAATAATGCACGGTTTGGCGCCAAAAGTAGGCTGATGGTGTATGCTCCCCCTTCCACTATTGGAGGATCTGCCTTGGCCTTGCATTATGCAAATGTCATAATTGTTATAGAGAAGCTGCTACGCTATCCCCATTTAGTGGGTGAGGAAGCGAGGGATGACTTGTATCAGATGTTACCGTCAAGTTTAAGAATGTCTCTGAGGACTAACCTCAAGTCCTACGTGAAGAATCTTGCTATATATGATGCTCCACTTGCCCATGACTGGAAAGATACTCTTGATGGGATACTGAGGTGGCTTTCTCCTCTTGCTCATAACATGATCAGGTGGCAAAGTGAGCGTAATTTTGAGCAGCACCAAATTGTGAAGCGGACAAATGTTCTTCTGCTTCAGACATTGTATTTTGCTGACAGGGGAAAGACGGAGACAGCTATTTGTGAACTTCTTGTTGGGTTGAATTATATATGCCGTTATGAACATCAGCAGAATGCGTTGTTAGATTGTGCAagtagttttgattttgaagacTGCATGCAATGGCAATTGCAGTGCCGAGCttcttttgttgattaa
- the LOC7467535 gene encoding AT-hook motif nuclear-localized protein 20: protein PPKEELILLILLVLASSIKVHSQGEKRKRKKRNLWLPGRSTRQPQRQKKQRANFQTILANPWWTGQVALPGLDPSSNSPLNKINRELSINETSNRSGGRGEEDDDDDDDERDTGDEPKEGAVEVGNRRPRGRPPGSKNKPKPPIFVTRDSPNALRSHVMEIAGGADVAESVAQFARRRQRGVCVLSGSGSVANVTLRQPAAPGAVVALHGRFEILSLTGAFLPGPAPPGSTGLTVYLAGGQGQVVGGSVVGSLVAAGPVMVIAATFANATYERLPLEDDDEAGSGGQGQIQSGANNSPPAIGSSGQQAGLPDPSAMPIYNLPPNLIPNGAHQLGHDAYAWAHARPPY from the exons CCTCCAAAAGAAGAGCTTATATTGCTCATTTTACTAGTACTAGCTAGTAGTATTAAAGTACATAgtcaaggagaaaaaagaaaaagaaaaaaaaggaacctTTGGCTACCCGGCCGAAGCACAAGACAACCGCaaagacagaaaaaacaaagagccAACTTTCAAA CAATCCTGGCTAATCCTTGGTGGACGGGGCAGGTTGCCCTGCCAGGCCTTGACCCTTCATCCAATTCACCTTTAAACAAGATTAATCGCGAACTCTCCATCAATGAAACCAGCAACAGAAGTGGTGGCAGGGgcgaagaagatgatgatgatgatgatgatgagagaGATACCGGCGATGAGCCTAAGGAGGGTGCTGTGGAGGTTGGTAACCGAAGACCTAGAGGCCGGCCTCCTGGATCAAAAAACAAGCCCAAACCGCCAATTTTTGTGACTCGGGACAGCCCCAATGCCCTCCGAAGTCATGTCATGGAAATTGCTGGTGGTGCTGATGTAGCTGAGAGTGTGGCACAGTTTGCTCGGAGACGTCAACGTGGTGTTTGTGTGCTTAGCGGCAGCGGCTCCGTGGCCAACGTAACCCTAAGACAACCGGCAGCACCCGGTGCTGTAGTGGCACTTCATGGTAGGTTTGAGATTTTGTCCCTAACTGGGGCTTTTTTGCCGGGACCAGCTCCACCTGGTTCTACTGGACTGACTGTATACCTAGCCGGTGGGCAAGGGCAGGTTGTAGGAGGAAGTGTGGTTGGATCACTGGTTGCAGCAGGACCGGTCATGGTCATTGCTGCAACATTTGCTAATGCCACTTATGAGAGATTACCATTAGAGGATGACGACGAAGCTGGAAGTGGTGGTCAGGGACAAATCCAAAGTGGAGCTAACAATTCCCCACCAGCGATCGGAAGCAGCGGACAACAAGCTGGATTGCCTGACCCCTCAGCGATGCCTATCTATAATCTGCCGCCAAATCTAATCCCAAATGGAGCTCATCAATTAGGGCATGATGCCTATGCTTGGGCTCATGCCAGGCCGCCTTACTAA